ctccctcctcccctgctctCATCTCAGAGCTCTCAACAGAGAGGAGGATCAAGCAGAGTGGCCTGCCAGGCCTTGGGAACCCTAGAGTCACATGGGGACCCATCTCTAGGGCTTCTGTCAATAAAGGACAACGGTTTCTATGTACATAGAGAAATGACTCTCACACTAAGACTAGCTCAGAGTAAACAAACAGACATCGTTAAGATCAAAATACCACCCGCCCCTCAGCTGATGACAAGGAACAGCTGTAACAGGAGACTAGCCTCCCTGCTGGAAAATACGAGCAGGTCCAGGAGAGCGCGAGGAAACCTGCCCATGACTGGCAGGTTAGGGAAACGCTCCAGGACATACTCCCTGAACAAGCAGGATCACACCAGAGCAGACACACTAACCACTGCCGCCAAGGGAGAAGGAAACAATTCTTTTAGGGCGTCAGCTTAACTTCCATGGAACAGAGGAAAAAGCCTCACGGTGGGAGTCCAGGGGCTGGTGTTTCAGTTCTAGGACCTTAGGCCTCCTCACCATTCCAggtctcggtttcctcatttgcCAAGTTTAGCTCACTGTACTGGCTGGTCTTTAAggtctttttctttatgttttggtGAGGAGAGGGGTGGTAAATAGGAGCGGCCAGGTAATAATGGACAAATAATAACAGAGGAAAACTCTAACCTAAACTCTGATTCACTATTCTATCActatttaattatctttttttctttccccattcgCTTCTAATTCAACATGTTGTTCCACCAGTGAGCATTCATGGTCCACTATGACATCCCAAAGGGGCAGCTGGGCCAGGCCCTAGCCCTCACCTCTGTGTGTTTCCTGACGGAGAGTTCCTCACTTTAGGGTTACTGGAATGCATTGATTGAAATCCTGAGCTTGCAGCCACAAACAGGGACGGGCTCACCGAGTTCCTCTCGGGCTGCAGCAGAAACAGCTGCTGAGGACAGCGGCAGTGGCCCACTGCTTGTTGGGTGAGTCCCTTAGCGCTGGCCACCTGCACgcctttttcctctttgtttttctccgcTGTGGAAGTGGGTCCTGTCCCCTTGCGGCTCCAGCATTCTCTGGGTGTGTGCCTCCTGCTGCCAAAGGAAAATCTCGCATCTCCAGGGCACACTGGGAGCAAAAAGAGCAAAAACAGAGACATCAAACACCCTTACAGCAGGACCAAGGCTAAAGCACCGCCAACTTGATGGCGCAGAGCTAGATGGTTCCTCAGCTTCCATCAGGGTTAAAGGAAAGGGAGATGTTCATATTCCGGCCAAAAGGCCCTGGTGCTAATGCAGCTGAAGGGTGACTAAGACTTTCTGCCAAGCATACAAGCCTCCCACCCAAGCTTCGTGTACCAGGCGTTTGTAAGCAGATGAGAAAGACATTTTTATCTTTAGCCGTATATCCTCCCTTACATTTCTCTA
This sequence is a window from Globicephala melas chromosome 1, mGloMel1.2, whole genome shotgun sequence. Protein-coding genes within it:
- the LOC132597444 gene encoding uncharacterized protein — protein: MRDFPLAAGGTHPENAGAARGQDPLPQRRKTKRKKACRWPALRDSPNKQWATAAVLSSCFCCSPRGTR